Proteins found in one Candidatus Saccharimonadales bacterium genomic segment:
- the truB gene encoding tRNA pseudouridine(55) synthase TruB encodes MDGLLLIDKPLNWTSFDVVNKVKSLIATQSGLSRKSLKVGHAGTLDPLASGLLLVVVGSTCKQAGRLAKLPKTYRAEIKLGFTTKTDDAEGEKQPVSDKKPDKALVDTALRAFLGPQWQKPPIFSAVKIGGQRAYKLARRGISPAIKTKMVEIKSIKLISYTYPLITLECDVSSGTYIRSLARDLGQKLGCGAYLSGLRRLSVGQYLISAAVTLEQLDKGGVQANLSNLE; translated from the coding sequence ATGGACGGGCTGTTGCTTATCGACAAACCTCTGAATTGGACTTCGTTTGACGTTGTTAATAAAGTCAAATCACTGATAGCCACTCAAAGCGGCCTAAGCCGTAAAAGCTTAAAAGTCGGCCACGCTGGCACGCTGGATCCGTTAGCTAGCGGTTTATTGCTAGTGGTCGTCGGTTCGACCTGTAAACAAGCCGGCCGGCTGGCTAAGCTACCTAAAACCTATCGGGCCGAAATAAAATTAGGATTTACAACCAAGACCGACGACGCCGAAGGCGAAAAACAGCCCGTATCTGATAAGAAGCCTGATAAAGCTCTCGTTGACACCGCTTTAAGGGCGTTTTTAGGGCCTCAATGGCAAAAGCCGCCGATCTTCTCGGCTGTTAAAATCGGCGGCCAACGGGCTTATAAACTGGCGCGGCGGGGTATCTCACCGGCTATTAAAACCAAAATGGTGGAAATAAAATCGATCAAGCTCATCAGCTATACCTATCCATTAATCACCTTGGAATGCGACGTTTCAAGCGGAACCTACATTCGGTCATTAGCTCGGGATCTGGGGCAAAAACTGGGTTGCGGTGCATATCTTAGCGGGCTTAGACGTTTGAGCGTGGGACAATATTTGATTTCGGCGGCGGTTACGCTTGAGCAACTGGATAAAGGCGGTGTTCAGGCCAACCTTTCGAACCTTGAATAA
- a CDS encoding uracil-DNA glycosylase: MDQAQELKKLADEIVKNKVCPALASQATQLVLGEGNPNADIVFIGEAPGAEEDKQGKPFVGRAGQFLNDMLQLIHLERSDVYITNIVKYRPPNNRDPEPDEKAEFLPYLHKQLAIIKPKLIVTLGRHSMSAFLPDFRISEIHGQPKRTSGIVYLPLYHPAAALYNSSMKEILMADFKKIPKILDQLKN, from the coding sequence ATGGATCAAGCCCAAGAACTAAAAAAATTAGCCGATGAAATCGTCAAAAATAAGGTCTGCCCCGCTTTAGCCAGCCAAGCTACTCAGCTGGTGCTTGGCGAGGGCAACCCGAATGCCGACATTGTCTTTATCGGCGAAGCCCCTGGCGCAGAAGAGGACAAACAAGGCAAACCATTTGTAGGTAGGGCTGGACAATTCTTAAACGATATGTTACAATTAATTCACCTCGAGCGATCAGACGTCTACATAACCAATATTGTCAAATATCGACCACCCAATAATCGTGACCCTGAACCAGATGAGAAAGCAGAATTCTTGCCGTACCTGCACAAGCAACTGGCGATTATCAAACCCAAGTTAATCGTAACCTTAGGACGACATTCGATGTCGGCGTTTCTCCCTGATTTCCGAATCAGCGAGATACACGGGCAACCGAAACGAACCAGCGGAATTGTTTATTTGCCGCTATATCACCCGGCCGCTGCGCTGTATAACAGTTCGATGAAGGAAATTCTCATGGCCGATTTCAAAAAGATTCCAAAAATACTCGATCAACTAAAAAATTAG
- a CDS encoding ribonuclease J: MGQQRLKTPAPDDRRKQTNKKHTPDTAVLAGTATRRGEVMRASRRNSDLINAKASQHIINVPVNKNEFNGRQGQQFTTGDLRRASQLPIAKEKTLKVIPLGGLGEMGIGKNMALLEYENDIIVIDMGLLFPGNDYPGINYMVADITYLEERKHKIRGLIFTHAHLDHVGAVKHLLKRLPAPVYGSKFTISMIQRQMEEDPTGYSPNLNVLNPDTHEKVKLGDAFTIELIRVNHSVPDSTAVAIKTPVGLVIHSGDWRFEDNPVDGKKFDLERMAEVAKDGVLLLMNESTNCEYMDKIEHGEIDIKESFKEVMKRPGRIIISAFSSQIHRIQSVLEAAQVNNRHVAFAGYSMIQNIEVALRAGALKVPNGVIMKMDDIIKLPDGKVVVVCTGSQGEMNAVLWRMATGSHRHIKVKPQDTIVFSSNPIPGNEINVVKTVDGLMREGSHVLENRIREFDGCGPLHLSGHGNYHDHVKLINILKPKFYMPIHGEFHMLVHNAELIHREFKTPRENIFVMDNGDVLELTAKQAAKTGRVKVGSVMYDGAAEEVSEVVLKDRLHMSTEGIFTVILTIDKATRQFMTSPDIISRGFIYLRDSEELMSKIRRYLKQKVIKAYAADQPDLDDLKKSIREDVAHILYDETERTPIVIVVINEVSRSKEPTAVQPR, from the coding sequence ATGGGTCAGCAAAGACTAAAAACACCTGCTCCGGACGACCGGAGAAAGCAAACTAACAAAAAACATACACCTGACACCGCCGTCCTAGCTGGTACGGCTACTAGACGGGGAGAAGTCATGCGCGCCAGTCGGCGTAACAGTGACCTTATTAACGCCAAAGCCAGCCAGCACATTATCAACGTGCCGGTCAATAAAAACGAATTTAATGGTCGCCAGGGACAGCAATTTACGACTGGTGATCTAAGGCGAGCCAGCCAATTGCCCATCGCCAAAGAAAAGACGCTCAAAGTAATACCTTTGGGCGGATTAGGCGAAATGGGAATCGGTAAAAACATGGCCCTACTGGAATATGAAAACGATATTATCGTAATCGACATGGGCCTGCTTTTTCCCGGCAATGATTACCCGGGTATTAACTATATGGTGGCGGATATTACCTATTTGGAAGAGCGGAAGCATAAAATTCGTGGCCTTATCTTTACTCATGCTCATCTCGACCACGTCGGCGCGGTAAAACATCTATTAAAGCGATTGCCAGCGCCGGTTTACGGCTCCAAATTTACTATCAGTATGATCCAGCGCCAGATGGAAGAGGACCCAACCGGCTACTCTCCCAATTTGAATGTCCTCAATCCGGATACTCACGAAAAAGTTAAGCTGGGAGACGCTTTTACCATCGAGCTAATCCGGGTCAATCATTCGGTACCAGACAGTACGGCCGTGGCCATCAAGACCCCGGTCGGGCTGGTCATCCATAGCGGAGACTGGCGGTTCGAAGACAACCCGGTCGACGGTAAGAAATTTGATCTTGAACGGATGGCCGAAGTCGCCAAGGATGGTGTCTTACTACTTATGAATGAAAGCACTAACTGCGAGTACATGGACAAGATCGAGCACGGTGAGATTGACATTAAAGAGTCATTTAAAGAAGTAATGAAACGGCCCGGCCGGATTATCATCTCGGCTTTTTCCAGCCAGATCCATCGTATCCAATCGGTTTTAGAAGCCGCCCAAGTCAATAACCGACACGTGGCTTTTGCCGGTTACAGCATGATTCAAAACATCGAGGTCGCATTAAGAGCTGGAGCGCTTAAAGTGCCAAACGGTGTCATCATGAAAATGGACGACATCATCAAACTGCCCGATGGCAAAGTGGTTGTGGTCTGCACCGGCTCACAGGGAGAAATGAATGCTGTACTATGGCGTATGGCCACTGGCTCGCATCGGCATATCAAGGTAAAACCGCAAGATACTATTGTCTTTAGCTCAAATCCGATTCCTGGCAATGAAATAAATGTCGTTAAAACGGTTGACGGATTGATGCGCGAAGGCTCCCATGTGTTGGAAAACCGAATTCGGGAATTTGACGGTTGCGGACCGCTGCACTTAAGTGGTCACGGAAACTACCACGATCACGTCAAACTGATAAATATCCTCAAACCTAAGTTCTATATGCCAATCCATGGTGAATTCCATATGCTAGTGCATAACGCCGAGCTTATTCACCGGGAGTTTAAAACCCCGCGTGAGAATATCTTCGTCATGGACAATGGCGACGTGCTGGAGTTAACTGCTAAACAGGCCGCTAAGACCGGACGGGTTAAAGTCGGCAGTGTGATGTATGACGGTGCCGCGGAAGAAGTGTCCGAAGTCGTCTTAAAAGACCGATTGCACATGAGCACCGAGGGTATTTTTACTGTCATTTTGACCATCGATAAGGCTACTCGCCAGTTCATGACTAGTCCTGACATAATCTCCCGCGGCTTCATTTATTTGCGGGATAGCGAGGAATTAATGAGTAAGATTCGACGCTATCTTAAGCAAAAAGTGATCAAAGCGTACGCTGCCGACCAGCCGGATCTGGACGATTTGAAAAAATCAATCAGAGAAGACGTAGCCCACATCCTCTACGATGAAACCGAACGAACACCAATAGTTATTGTGGTTATTAACGAAGTCAGCCGGTCCAAGGAACCAACAGCGGTCCAACCTCGCTGA
- the rpsT gene encoding 30S ribosomal protein S20, with translation MPIIRSAAKRARQTKIRTARNNIVKRQLKDATRAFEAVIAEKKAAKISDSLSNIQSAVDTAAKKRVISRSRASRIKARYAAMAKTAGGKNPVKSPKKVAAKKPAAKKPVKKAKKP, from the coding sequence ATGCCTATTATTAGGTCGGCCGCTAAAAGAGCCAGGCAGACCAAAATCAGAACCGCCCGCAATAATATTGTGAAACGACAGTTAAAAGACGCCACCCGGGCGTTTGAGGCCGTCATTGCCGAAAAAAAAGCCGCTAAAATCAGCGATAGTTTATCCAATATTCAGAGTGCCGTTGACACGGCGGCCAAAAAACGCGTTATCAGCCGGAGCCGGGCCAGTCGGATCAAGGCCCGTTATGCTGCAATGGCTAAGACAGCTGGCGGTAAAAACCCAGTAAAATCGCCTAAAAAAGTTGCTGCAAAAAAACCAGCCGCTAAAAAGCCGGTCAAAAAAGCCAAGAAACCCTAA
- the mutM gene encoding bifunctional DNA-formamidopyrimidine glycosylase/DNA-(apurinic or apyrimidinic site) lyase, producing MPELPEVETIVRGLRRRVIDREIVSLKVLEKRSIQFEKALITEVIAGYKISSIWRRAKVMIWDLSSQYSLLFHLKMTGQIIIDQPSEDRFSGGHPTASMGLKSKLPDNTTRAVFQLEDGAKIYFNDQRKFGWIKLLPTKAVHSDEFLSTVGPEHDSDSFTRQYFWDKIKNRITPVKAVLLDQKIVAGIGNIYADEALHMAMIHPARKASSLPRKQVNSLFESIIRVLKDGVDRGGTSFTTYVNADGARGDYLLIARVFRREGQDCRVCGGTIVKTRVAGRGTHYCPVCQPVPRSWRP from the coding sequence ATGCCGGAGCTGCCGGAAGTTGAGACCATAGTCAGGGGCTTAAGACGACGCGTAATCGATCGGGAGATAGTCAGTTTAAAAGTGCTGGAAAAACGTTCAATTCAGTTTGAAAAAGCCTTAATTACAGAGGTAATTGCTGGATACAAAATTAGTTCAATTTGGCGTCGAGCTAAAGTCATGATTTGGGATTTATCGAGTCAATACAGCCTGCTGTTTCACCTCAAAATGACCGGACAAATTATTATCGATCAGCCGAGCGAGGACCGGTTTTCCGGCGGACACCCAACTGCCAGCATGGGTTTAAAGTCAAAATTGCCAGACAACACAACTCGGGCCGTGTTCCAACTGGAAGATGGGGCCAAAATTTACTTTAACGATCAACGTAAGTTCGGTTGGATAAAGTTGTTGCCAACTAAAGCTGTACACAGCGATGAATTTTTGTCCACGGTTGGTCCGGAGCACGACAGCGACTCTTTTACCCGACAATATTTCTGGGACAAGATAAAGAATAGGATAACACCGGTTAAGGCTGTTTTGCTGGATCAAAAAATCGTGGCCGGTATCGGTAATATTTACGCCGACGAGGCGCTGCATATGGCCATGATCCACCCGGCCCGCAAAGCCAGTAGCCTGCCCAGAAAACAGGTTAATAGTCTGTTCGAGTCAATTATTAGAGTATTAAAAGACGGTGTAGATCGCGGCGGCACGAGTTTTACCACTTATGTCAACGCCGATGGCGCCAGAGGTGACTACTTGCTAATTGCCAGGGTTTTTCGGCGGGAGGGCCAAGATTGCCGGGTTTGCGGCGGCACGATAGTTAAAACCAGGGTTGCCGGACGGGGTACGCATTACTGTCCCGTCTGTCAGCCAGTTCCGCGGAGCTGGCGGCCATGA
- a CDS encoding AbrB/MazE/SpoVT family DNA-binding domain-containing protein: MGTKSRELWLERSLQKNNTGSYSVSLPVDLIRALNWQKGQRVRLAKKGSALVIKDVP; encoded by the coding sequence ATGGGTACTAAAAGTCGAGAATTATGGCTGGAACGTTCGCTCCAGAAAAATAATACCGGCAGCTACAGCGTTAGTCTGCCAGTTGATCTCATCCGGGCCTTAAACTGGCAAAAAGGCCAACGTGTTCGATTAGCTAAAAAAGGCAGCGCCCTTGTCATTAAAGACGTCCCCTAA
- the holA gene encoding DNA polymerase III subunit delta: MNTLLTGENGYAIKTFLDQVQRDIIKDHPAATLEIRLAEDLGLEDLPMLLQNSSLFSDHKLVVIKDLGANKSLAEELVNYADKVAPMTDFYAVESQPDKRTKWFKSLSRRMTVKDFPHLTPALLVNWLKDYAKSESATINQSAAELLIARAGTDQWRLSQDLDKLISFNPEITKQNVALLVEETPRDTVFDLLDAVVAGHGQRAHQLYSQLRRAEIEPHQFLGLLSWQMHNMLIVRANYALNTAQLSAKAGLAPFVVDKTRRLVRRLTLGSIKYLIELILEADYDMKYRGLDADQRVKLLIDRIVRKIMS, translated from the coding sequence ATGAACACGTTGTTAACAGGTGAAAACGGCTACGCAATTAAGACATTTTTAGACCAAGTACAGCGCGATATTATTAAAGACCATCCGGCCGCCACGCTGGAAATCAGGCTAGCCGAAGACCTGGGTCTGGAGGATTTGCCAATGCTGCTGCAAAACTCGTCATTATTCAGTGACCACAAGCTGGTTGTAATCAAAGATCTCGGCGCTAACAAATCGTTGGCAGAAGAGTTAGTAAACTACGCCGACAAAGTCGCACCGATGACCGATTTTTACGCCGTAGAGTCTCAGCCGGACAAACGAACCAAGTGGTTTAAGTCTCTGAGTCGGCGGATGACAGTTAAAGACTTCCCGCACTTGACACCAGCTCTGCTGGTCAATTGGCTGAAAGACTACGCAAAAAGCGAGAGTGCGACCATAAACCAATCGGCCGCTGAGTTATTAATCGCGCGGGCAGGTACGGATCAATGGCGTCTGAGCCAGGATCTAGACAAACTCATCAGCTTTAACCCGGAGATAACTAAACAGAACGTCGCGCTATTGGTCGAAGAGACGCCAAGAGATACGGTCTTTGATTTACTCGACGCTGTAGTGGCTGGCCACGGCCAACGGGCGCACCAACTTTATTCACAGCTAAGACGAGCGGAGATAGAGCCCCATCAATTCCTTGGTCTGCTCAGCTGGCAAATGCATAATATGTTAATTGTCCGGGCAAACTACGCGCTAAACACCGCCCAACTGTCAGCCAAGGCCGGTTTAGCGCCGTTTGTGGTCGATAAAACCCGCCGACTGGTCAGGCGGTTGACGCTGGGATCGATCAAGTACTTGATCGAATTGATTTTAGAGGCCGACTACGACATGAAATACCGGGGGTTGGACGCCGACCAACGAGTCAAACTGTTAATTGATCGGATCGTCCGGAAGATTATGTCTTAG
- a CDS encoding polyribonucleotide nucleotidyltransferase — MAGTINPFNGKIIKIDTEFCGRKLTFETGRLAFQAAGAVLVTYGKTVVLGVAQAADEAAVGFDYFPLSVDYEEKMYAAGKISGSRFNKREGRPTDEAVLVSRLIDRPIRPLFPKGYHNEVQCLAYVYSLDPEVKSDTVAMIAVSAALSLTGAPFAGPVAGVRIGLVDGKLKPYPSTSELKSSTLDLMVAGTKEAIMMVEAGASEVDEPTVVKALELAHKSIQPALTLQSELVKKVGVKAKEFELTLPPKNVTEEVDKFLKGKLGEKIRGGEKLEYDQRLDELKQTLLAALVKDDETDKTPYLEAYDLAIKAEVKRAILEDGRRPDNRQPDEIRPLSSEVGVLPQVHGSALFTRGSTQALNVTTLAPSSYAQLLDTMDENATERYFLHHYNMPSFSTGEIQRPRGPGRREIGHGALAERALRAVVPDVADFPYTIRTVSEILSGNGSTSMASVCSGCLSLMDAGIPIKAPVSGIAMGLMSDGKKFVVLSDIQGTEDFAGDMDFKVAGTANGITALQMDIKIQGITQDVMVKALDQAKTGRAAILKHMLSTLAEPRAELHPEAPRVESLKIDVEQIREVIGKGGETIQKITGETGTEIDIKDDGMIFVAAKNKVDIDKAIDWIKNLTAKPEIGKVYDGTVVKLMDFGAFVEFLPGKDGMVHISEIADHRVERVEDELKEGDKVRVKLIAIDDRGRNNLSIKRAGN; from the coding sequence ATGGCAGGGACCATTAACCCTTTTAACGGTAAAATTATTAAAATTGACACAGAGTTTTGCGGCCGAAAATTGACATTCGAAACTGGCCGGCTGGCGTTTCAAGCCGCCGGCGCTGTGCTGGTTACCTATGGCAAGACTGTGGTTTTAGGTGTCGCCCAAGCCGCCGATGAAGCCGCCGTTGGGTTTGATTACTTTCCGTTGTCAGTGGACTACGAAGAAAAGATGTATGCCGCCGGCAAAATTTCCGGCAGCCGTTTCAATAAACGCGAGGGCCGGCCAACCGATGAGGCGGTTTTGGTCTCGCGGCTGATTGACCGGCCAATCCGGCCGTTGTTTCCCAAGGGCTATCACAACGAAGTCCAGTGCTTGGCCTACGTTTATTCGCTTGATCCGGAAGTTAAGTCAGATACGGTAGCAATGATTGCCGTTTCGGCCGCTTTAAGTTTGACTGGCGCTCCATTTGCCGGTCCGGTGGCCGGAGTTAGAATCGGTCTGGTCGACGGCAAGCTCAAGCCGTATCCTTCTACCAGCGAGTTGAAGTCGTCAACTTTGGATCTGATGGTGGCCGGTACCAAAGAGGCTATCATGATGGTCGAGGCCGGCGCCAGTGAAGTCGATGAACCAACGGTGGTAAAGGCCCTGGAGCTTGCCCATAAATCAATTCAACCGGCCTTGACCTTGCAGTCGGAGCTGGTTAAAAAAGTGGGAGTCAAAGCCAAGGAGTTTGAACTAACATTGCCACCAAAGAACGTCACGGAAGAAGTCGATAAGTTCCTTAAAGGCAAGCTCGGCGAAAAAATTCGCGGCGGCGAGAAACTAGAATACGACCAACGCTTAGACGAGCTTAAGCAGACCTTGCTGGCGGCTTTAGTGAAAGACGATGAAACTGATAAAACTCCATATTTGGAAGCATATGATTTGGCCATTAAAGCCGAGGTTAAACGGGCGATTTTAGAAGATGGCCGTCGGCCTGACAATCGCCAACCGGATGAAATCCGGCCGCTCAGCTCAGAAGTGGGCGTGCTGCCCCAGGTCCATGGTTCGGCCCTGTTTACCAGGGGGAGTACCCAGGCCCTTAACGTCACCACCCTGGCGCCGAGCAGCTACGCACAGCTTCTGGACACGATGGACGAAAACGCTACGGAGAGGTACTTCCTGCATCATTACAATATGCCGAGTTTTTCTACCGGAGAAATCCAGCGTCCGCGCGGTCCCGGCCGCCGAGAAATCGGCCATGGCGCACTGGCGGAACGAGCCTTAAGAGCGGTCGTGCCTGATGTTGCGGACTTTCCTTATACCATCCGGACGGTGTCGGAAATCTTAAGCGGCAACGGCTCAACCAGTATGGCCTCGGTTTGTTCCGGCTGCCTCAGCTTGATGGATGCCGGGATACCAATCAAAGCGCCGGTTTCTGGCATCGCCATGGGTTTGATGAGCGACGGGAAAAAATTCGTTGTACTAAGCGATATCCAAGGTACCGAAGATTTTGCTGGCGACATGGATTTTAAGGTCGCCGGGACAGCCAACGGTATCACAGCTCTGCAAATGGATATTAAAATCCAAGGCATTACCCAGGACGTTATGGTTAAGGCTCTTGATCAGGCTAAAACCGGACGGGCCGCTATTCTTAAGCACATGCTATCGACCCTAGCTGAGCCGCGAGCCGAATTACACCCGGAAGCTCCTCGGGTAGAAAGCCTAAAGATTGACGTCGAGCAAATACGGGAAGTGATTGGCAAAGGCGGGGAAACCATCCAGAAAATTACCGGTGAGACCGGTACCGAAATTGACATAAAAGACGACGGAATGATATTTGTAGCCGCCAAGAACAAAGTCGATATCGATAAAGCAATTGATTGGATTAAAAACCTGACCGCTAAGCCAGAGATTGGCAAAGTCTACGACGGCACAGTAGTTAAACTGATGGATTTCGGCGCATTTGTCGAGTTTCTCCCCGGTAAAGATGGCATGGTTCATATCTCGGAAATCGCCGATCATCGAGTAGAGCGAGTGGAGGACGAGCTGAAAGAGGGCGATAAAGTCCGGGTTAAACTGATAGCGATTGACGATCGGGGCCGCAATAACCTAAGTATTAAACGAGCAGGAAACTGA
- a CDS encoding DNA translocase FtsK 4TM domain-containing protein, with the protein MARTKKKNKSKKSVEEKTKAGPEGFGRQALAFTLGAVFAPLLVLAMFGLGGSLPVRLFDSTKWLIGATAYLAPVLLVYAALKMFRSEDHKLPKASFWGIVLLLMSLSGLFHLGISRDQSLATADRGQRGGMLGHLTDSALFPLLDRIGTALVLLTIGLLAVLFILRVPIKSFLSLFIKSFRAQPDGSSDQDKEENHFQLNEGVPIEKSSAKLSNFKDTAQKLSPTENHQALTTTKDPGWELPGLELLIDKQDEANPGDVQGNADIIKNTLEDFNIAVEMEGANVGPRVTQYTLKPQAGVRLSKITSLDNNLALNLAAESIRMEAPIPGKRAVGIEVPNQKPASVRIHGVISSKEWQADTSPLTFVIGRDIAGNPVIADLDRMPHLLVAGQTGSGKSVMINTLLTSLLYRNSPSDLKMILVDPKRVELKPFDEIPHLLTPVITEPEKTISALKWAVAEMERRYQSLSDAGRRNINEYNKLKKEEGMPFIVIVVDELADMMMMAARDVESLVVRLAQKSRAVGIHLVLATQRPSVDVITGLIKANVPARIAFTTASQVDSRTILDQMGAEKLLGQGDMLYTNAQMPKPRRLQGALIEVEEVEKVMDFIRMQRAPEYDDEVVAQPVQLSGGIGASADDVDDTLYKDAVQMVIDTGKASTSFLQRRFSIGYTRAARLIDMMEEQGIVAPAHGNKPRDVLVSGHDEVFGPDANNEEQV; encoded by the coding sequence ATGGCCAGAACCAAGAAGAAAAACAAGAGCAAAAAATCCGTCGAAGAAAAAACCAAAGCCGGCCCGGAAGGTTTTGGACGGCAGGCCTTAGCTTTTACTCTGGGGGCGGTTTTCGCGCCGCTACTGGTGCTGGCGATGTTTGGCTTGGGCGGCAGTCTGCCGGTGAGATTATTCGACTCTACCAAATGGTTGATAGGGGCTACAGCCTATCTGGCTCCCGTCCTGTTGGTCTACGCCGCGCTTAAGATGTTTAGAAGTGAAGATCATAAGCTGCCAAAGGCTTCATTTTGGGGCATAGTTCTGCTCTTAATGAGCTTGAGTGGCCTGTTTCATCTGGGGATATCGCGCGATCAATCACTAGCAACGGCTGACCGTGGCCAGAGAGGTGGTATGTTGGGTCATCTGACGGATTCAGCCCTATTTCCGCTGCTGGATCGGATTGGCACGGCCCTAGTACTGCTAACGATCGGTTTGCTGGCGGTATTATTTATCCTGAGAGTTCCGATAAAAAGTTTTTTGAGTTTGTTTATCAAATCTTTTCGGGCCCAGCCTGATGGCAGTTCGGATCAAGACAAAGAAGAAAATCACTTCCAGCTCAACGAAGGAGTACCGATCGAGAAGTCTTCGGCCAAGCTGAGTAACTTTAAAGATACGGCGCAAAAACTCTCTCCGACTGAAAACCACCAGGCTTTAACCACGACCAAAGATCCGGGTTGGGAGCTGCCCGGGCTAGAGCTTCTGATCGATAAACAGGACGAGGCCAATCCTGGCGATGTTCAGGGAAACGCTGACATAATTAAAAATACGCTGGAAGACTTTAATATCGCGGTTGAAATGGAAGGTGCAAATGTTGGCCCGCGGGTAACCCAATATACGCTAAAACCCCAGGCCGGTGTTAGGCTCAGCAAAATAACTTCGCTCGACAATAACCTGGCTCTTAACCTGGCAGCGGAATCAATCAGAATGGAAGCGCCGATACCGGGTAAACGGGCAGTCGGTATTGAGGTGCCAAACCAGAAACCAGCCAGCGTTAGAATCCACGGCGTTATTAGCAGTAAAGAATGGCAAGCCGACACGTCACCGCTGACTTTTGTCATCGGTCGAGATATCGCCGGTAATCCAGTTATCGCCGATTTGGACAGGATGCCGCACTTGTTAGTAGCGGGCCAAACCGGTTCCGGTAAAAGCGTCATGATCAATACGCTGCTAACCAGTTTGCTCTATCGTAACTCGCCGTCGGATCTGAAAATGATACTGGTCGACCCCAAACGGGTGGAATTAAAGCCGTTTGATGAGATTCCCCACTTGCTTACCCCGGTCATAACCGAGCCAGAAAAAACAATCTCCGCACTTAAGTGGGCAGTGGCAGAAATGGAGCGGCGATACCAGTCTTTGTCTGACGCCGGCCGGCGCAACATCAACGAATACAACAAACTGAAAAAAGAAGAGGGCATGCCCTTTATTGTTATCGTGGTTGATGAGTTGGCGGACATGATGATGATGGCGGCCCGCGATGTCGAATCACTAGTGGTTCGACTAGCCCAAAAATCACGTGCGGTTGGAATCCATCTGGTATTGGCCACTCAGCGCCCAAGCGTTGACGTCATTACTGGTTTGATCAAAGCCAACGTGCCGGCCAGGATTGCTTTTACCACCGCCAGCCAGGTTGATTCGCGGACAATTTTAGACCAGATGGGAGCAGAAAAACTACTAGGTCAGGGTGACATGCTTTATACCAACGCCCAGATGCCAAAACCCCGGCGGCTCCAAGGTGCTTTGATTGAAGTCGAAGAGGTAGAAAAAGTCATGGACTTTATCCGTATGCAACGGGCGCCGGAGTACGACGACGAGGTGGTAGCCCAGCCGGTCCAACTCAGCGGCGGTATCGGTGCCAGTGCAGACGACGTGGACGACACGCTGTACAAAGACGCAGTACAAATGGTAATTGACACCGGTAAAGCCTCAACCTCCTTCTTGCAGCGGCGTTTCAGCATTGGCTACACCCGGGCGGCCAGATTGATTGATATGATGGAAGAGCAAGG
- the rpsO gene encoding 30S ribosomal protein S15, producing MAEKNSKDDVIAQLQRTKTDTGSPEVQVGILTSRIQQLTEHLKLHKKDNHSRRGLLQMVGQRKRLLKYLKSNDSPAYQKVIQKLGIRG from the coding sequence ATGGCGGAGAAGAACTCCAAAGACGATGTTATCGCGCAGTTGCAGCGCACTAAGACCGACACTGGGTCACCGGAGGTGCAGGTCGGAATTTTGACGTCCAGAATTCAACAGCTAACTGAGCACCTTAAGCTCCACAAAAAAGACAATCACTCGCGCCGCGGGTTGCTGCAAATGGTCGGCCAACGCAAACGGCTACTTAAGTATCTTAAAAGCAACGATAGCCCGGCCTACCAGAAAGTGATTCAGAAGCTCGGCATACGAGGATAG
- a CDS encoding HAD family phosphatase, translating into MVKAIIFDYFGVVSSDEYWEFVDADKDVTSEFLSVANKVNLGKIHWQDFVQVVADKSNKSFEEVKAMYAEEQINPAILAFVQELHNKYKTGLITNAHHEFLEPIFDKTNLDSVFDAIIISSKVGIIKPDPRIYQLLLENLNVKAEETVFIDDIERNIAGAEAVGMNGLLYHNLERLKVELNRLLGH; encoded by the coding sequence ATGGTCAAAGCCATCATATTTGATTACTTTGGGGTGGTTAGCTCGGATGAGTACTGGGAGTTTGTCGATGCCGATAAGGATGTAACGTCGGAATTTTTGAGCGTCGCTAACAAGGTTAACTTGGGCAAGATTCACTGGCAGGACTTCGTTCAGGTAGTGGCTGATAAATCCAACAAATCCTTCGAAGAGGTCAAAGCCATGTACGCCGAGGAACAGATCAACCCAGCTATCCTGGCATTTGTCCAAGAACTTCATAACAAATATAAAACCGGCCTTATTACCAATGCCCACCACGAGTTTCTCGAGCCGATTTTTGATAAAACCAACTTGGATTCGGTCTTTGACGCCATCATTATTTCGTCCAAAGTCGGGATTATTAAGCCGGATCCACGGATTTATCAGCTGCTGCTAGAGAACCTTAACGTCAAAGCCGAAGAAACGGTTTTTATTGATGATATCGAACGAAACATCGCTGGCGCCGAGGCCGTTGGCATGAATGGCTTGCTCTACCACAACCTAGAGCGGTTGAAGGTTGAGCTCAATAGATTGCTAGGGCATTAG